The following are from one region of the Luteimonas sp. MC1572 genome:
- a CDS encoding amino acid permease → MSREAAAKASPFRSLLRTKSIEQSIADAAEPGRQLKRSLTAWDLMILGAAVAVGAGIFSVGARAAGDFAGPAVMLSFVLAAVTCGLAIMCYAEFASTIPVAGSAYTYTYATLGEFLAWIIGWDLILELLTAGAVIAKYWGIYLGMVFELFEIHIPTTVSLFGLSMDWGPLVIVGVFTALLIQGTKMSARVNNVFTLIKIGIVLFVIVVGLSYLKLENFTPFVPPSAPTGGGAADVWSQSLFSWATGAVPAKYGIPGVLSGAALVFFAFIGFDVVATSAEEVKNPQRTLPLGIFGGLALVTVLYLLVALALTGMVPYTVLAEAENPSLATAFVAVGAGWAAQVISVGILIGLTTVIMVLLMGLSRVLLAMSRDGLLPRWLSVTSETHRTPVRLQLICGAAVALLAGFTQVEILEEMINIGTLSAFVLVSIAVVVLRRTRPDLPRAFRVPFSPVLPIVSAVLCFYLMLNLTTLTWVRFVVWLLVGTAVYFAYGRRHSRVGLRARGELPVDEAR, encoded by the coding sequence ATGTCCCGCGAAGCCGCCGCCAAGGCCAGTCCGTTCCGGAGCCTGCTCCGCACCAAGTCCATCGAGCAGTCCATCGCCGACGCCGCCGAACCCGGCCGCCAGCTCAAGCGCTCGCTGACCGCCTGGGACCTGATGATCCTCGGCGCGGCGGTGGCGGTGGGCGCCGGCATCTTCTCGGTCGGCGCGCGCGCAGCGGGTGATTTCGCCGGCCCGGCGGTGATGCTGTCGTTCGTGCTGGCGGCGGTGACCTGCGGCCTGGCGATCATGTGCTACGCCGAGTTCGCCTCCACCATCCCGGTGGCGGGCAGCGCCTACACCTACACCTACGCCACGCTCGGCGAGTTCCTGGCGTGGATCATCGGCTGGGACCTCATCCTGGAGCTGCTCACCGCGGGTGCGGTGATCGCCAAGTACTGGGGCATCTACCTCGGCATGGTGTTCGAGCTGTTCGAGATACACATCCCGACCACGGTCAGCCTGTTCGGGCTGTCGATGGACTGGGGCCCGCTGGTGATCGTGGGCGTGTTCACCGCGCTGCTGATCCAGGGCACCAAGATGTCGGCGCGGGTCAACAACGTGTTCACCCTGATCAAGATCGGCATCGTGCTGTTCGTGATCGTGGTCGGCCTGAGCTACCTGAAGCTCGAGAATTTCACCCCGTTCGTTCCGCCGTCCGCGCCCACCGGCGGCGGTGCGGCGGATGTCTGGTCGCAGTCGCTGTTCTCGTGGGCCACGGGCGCCGTGCCGGCGAAGTACGGCATTCCCGGCGTGCTGTCGGGCGCGGCGCTGGTGTTCTTCGCCTTCATCGGCTTCGACGTGGTGGCCACCTCCGCCGAGGAGGTCAAGAACCCGCAGCGCACGCTGCCGCTGGGCATCTTCGGCGGCCTGGCGCTGGTCACCGTGCTGTACCTGCTGGTGGCGCTGGCCCTGACCGGGATGGTGCCGTACACGGTGCTGGCCGAGGCCGAGAACCCGTCGCTGGCGACGGCCTTCGTCGCGGTCGGCGCGGGATGGGCGGCACAGGTGATCTCGGTCGGCATCCTGATCGGCCTGACCACCGTGATCATGGTGTTGCTGATGGGCCTGTCGCGCGTGCTGCTGGCCATGAGCCGCGACGGCCTGCTGCCGCGCTGGCTGAGCGTGACCTCCGAGACGCACCGCACGCCGGTGCGGCTGCAGTTGATCTGCGGCGCGGCGGTCGCCCTGCTGGCCGGCTTCACCCAGGTCGAGATCCTCGAGGAGATGATCAACATCGGCACGCTGTCGGCGTTCGTGCTGGTCAGCATCGCGGTGGTGGTGCTGCGGCGCACGCGCCCGGACCTGCCGCGCGCGTTCCGGGTGCCGTTCTCGCCGGTGCTGCCGATCGTCTCGGCGGTGCTGTGCTTCTACCTGATGCTCAACCTCACCACGCTCACCTGGGTGCGCTTCGTGGTGTGGCTGCTGGTCGGCACGGCGGTGTACTTCGCCTATGGCCGCCGGCACTCGCGCGTCGGGCTGCGCGCGCGCGGCGAGCTGCCGGTCGACGAGGCGCGCTGA
- a CDS encoding DEAD/DEAH box helicase has protein sequence MQEPALNAIPKPAQALVAPGAGGTLAARLAEKYPARVTGSLLLPGQDGRYAPLPDDLPEPLVRALHARGIDRLYSHQAQAWTETQAGRHVVVATPTASGKSLCYTLPVVASALKARGKALYLFPTKALAQDQVAELLELNAAGGLGLRAATFDGDTPGDARQAIRLSGDIVVSNPDMLHQGILPHHTKWAQFFENLRYVVIDEIHTYRGVFGSHVANVIRRLKRVCAFYGVSPQFILCSATIGNAGAHGRALIEAAEEDIALVDDSGAPRGDKHVLLWNPPMVNVDLGIRASARSQSNRIARLAIRAGLKTLVFCQSRLMVEVLTKYLKEVFDHDPRKPKRIRGYRGGYLPTERREVERDMRAGRIDGIVSTSALELGVDIGSLDVVVLNGYPGSISATWQRFGRAGRRQQPSVGVLVAGSDALDQYVVRHPEFFADANPEHARIEADQPVILLDHIRCAAFELPFHDGDGFGPVDPAAWLEVLAESGVLHREGERWEWIADSYPAQAVNLRSVADGNFVVVDRTDGRQVIVAEVDYSAAALTLYEGAIHMIQSEPFQVEKLDWEGRKAFVTRTRVDYYTDAIDYTKLKVLDDAEQSTAGQGSAHLGEVHVVRRVSGYKKIRFHTHENIGYGPVNLPDQELHTSAVWWQLPQATLEDAFAMRHEALDGFLGAAYALHLVAQVAVMAESRDLLKSVGSGDGAWFATADSRGRGQLRSGDGTPDTAIELLGRFTPTIYLYDNYPGGVGLSSPLFERHAALLAQARTLVAGCDCGAGCPACVGPILAADETASLAPRALALRVLDLLAGAE, from the coding sequence ATGCAGGAGCCCGCCCTGAACGCCATCCCCAAGCCCGCGCAGGCGCTGGTCGCCCCGGGCGCCGGCGGTACGCTCGCCGCGCGCCTCGCCGAGAAGTATCCCGCGCGCGTCACCGGCAGCCTGCTGCTGCCGGGCCAGGACGGCCGCTACGCGCCGCTGCCCGACGACCTGCCCGAGCCGCTGGTGCGCGCTCTGCATGCGCGCGGCATCGACCGGCTGTACAGCCACCAGGCGCAGGCCTGGACGGAAACGCAGGCCGGCCGCCACGTGGTGGTGGCCACGCCCACGGCGTCGGGCAAATCGCTCTGCTACACGCTGCCGGTGGTCGCCAGTGCGCTCAAGGCGCGTGGCAAGGCGCTGTACCTGTTTCCCACCAAGGCGCTGGCGCAGGACCAGGTGGCCGAACTGCTGGAGCTCAATGCCGCCGGCGGCCTCGGCCTGCGCGCGGCGACCTTCGACGGCGACACGCCGGGCGATGCGCGCCAGGCGATCCGCCTCAGCGGCGACATCGTGGTCAGCAACCCGGACATGCTCCACCAGGGCATCCTGCCGCACCACACCAAGTGGGCGCAGTTCTTCGAGAACCTGCGCTACGTGGTGATCGACGAGATCCACACCTACCGCGGCGTGTTCGGCAGCCACGTCGCCAACGTCATCCGCAGGCTCAAGCGCGTGTGCGCCTTCTACGGCGTCAGCCCGCAGTTCATCCTGTGCTCGGCGACCATCGGCAACGCCGGCGCACACGGGCGTGCGCTGATCGAGGCCGCGGAAGAGGACATCGCGCTGGTCGACGACAGCGGCGCGCCGCGCGGCGACAAGCACGTGCTGCTGTGGAATCCGCCGATGGTCAACGTCGACCTCGGCATCCGCGCTTCGGCCCGCTCGCAGTCCAACCGCATCGCGCGCCTGGCGATCCGCGCCGGGCTGAAGACGCTGGTGTTCTGCCAGTCGCGGCTGATGGTCGAGGTACTCACCAAGTACCTGAAGGAAGTCTTCGACCACGACCCGCGCAAGCCCAAGCGCATCCGCGGCTATCGCGGCGGCTACCTGCCCACCGAGCGCCGCGAGGTCGAGCGCGACATGCGTGCCGGGCGCATCGACGGCATCGTCAGCACCTCGGCGCTGGAGCTCGGCGTCGACATCGGCAGCCTCGACGTTGTGGTGCTCAACGGCTATCCCGGCAGCATCTCCGCCACGTGGCAGCGCTTCGGCCGCGCCGGGCGCCGCCAGCAGCCGTCTGTGGGCGTGCTGGTGGCGGGCTCCGACGCGCTCGACCAGTACGTGGTGCGCCACCCGGAGTTCTTCGCCGACGCCAACCCCGAGCACGCGCGCATCGAGGCCGACCAGCCGGTGATCCTGCTCGACCACATCCGCTGCGCCGCGTTCGAGCTGCCGTTCCACGACGGCGACGGCTTCGGTCCGGTCGATCCGGCGGCGTGGCTGGAGGTGCTGGCCGAAAGCGGCGTACTGCACCGCGAGGGCGAGCGCTGGGAATGGATCGCCGACAGCTACCCGGCGCAGGCGGTCAACCTGCGCTCGGTGGCCGACGGCAACTTCGTGGTCGTCGACCGCACCGACGGCCGCCAGGTGATCGTGGCCGAGGTCGACTATTCCGCCGCCGCGCTCACCCTGTACGAGGGCGCGATCCACATGATCCAGTCGGAGCCGTTCCAGGTGGAGAAACTCGACTGGGAGGGGCGCAAGGCGTTCGTCACCCGCACCCGCGTCGACTACTACACCGACGCCATCGACTACACCAAGCTCAAGGTGCTCGATGACGCCGAGCAGAGCACGGCCGGGCAGGGCTCGGCGCACCTGGGCGAGGTGCACGTGGTGCGGCGCGTGTCCGGCTACAAGAAAATCCGCTTCCACACCCACGAGAACATCGGCTACGGGCCGGTGAACCTGCCCGACCAGGAGCTGCACACCAGCGCGGTGTGGTGGCAACTGCCGCAGGCGACGCTGGAGGACGCGTTCGCCATGCGCCACGAGGCGCTGGATGGGTTCCTGGGCGCGGCCTACGCACTGCACCTGGTGGCGCAGGTCGCGGTGATGGCCGAGAGCCGCGACCTGCTGAAGTCGGTGGGCAGCGGCGATGGCGCGTGGTTCGCCACCGCCGACAGCCGCGGCCGCGGCCAGCTGCGCAGCGGGGATGGCACGCCCGACACGGCCATCGAGCTGCTGGGCCGCTTCACGCCCACGATCTACCTGTACGACAACTACCCCGGCGGCGTGGGGCTGTCGTCGCCGCTGTTCGAGCGCCACGCGGCGCTGCTCGCGCAGGCACGCACGTTGGTGGCAGGTTGCGACTGTGGCGCCGGTTGCCCGGCCTGCGTGGGCCCGATCCTCGCAGCCGACGAGACCGCGAGCCTCGCGCCGCGCGCGCTGGCGCTGCGCGTGCTCGACCTGCTCGCCGGGGCGGAATGA
- a CDS encoding NAD-dependent epimerase/dehydratase family protein → MRILITGATGLVGQGVLRECLAADDVTHVAALGRRACGVTDARVEDILAPDFADLDAVAARLQPFDGCLYCAGAPPLGTPEAEYRRVTVDLTLNVARTLAERNPGMTFVYISGLGSDPRSRVMQLRVKGEAEQALAALPIRTVMLRTGGIQPVGGEHSPHAALAAVYPVLGPLMGLGMRVLPGLVTDTRRVGRAMLAVLRDPEPPPVLENAEINRLGR, encoded by the coding sequence ATGCGCATCCTGATTACCGGCGCCACCGGCCTCGTCGGCCAGGGCGTGCTGCGCGAATGCCTGGCCGCCGATGACGTGACCCATGTCGCGGCACTCGGCCGCCGCGCCTGCGGCGTCACCGATGCCAGGGTGGAGGACATCCTGGCGCCCGACTTCGCCGACCTCGATGCCGTGGCCGCGCGATTGCAGCCCTTCGACGGCTGCCTGTACTGCGCCGGCGCGCCACCACTGGGCACGCCGGAGGCCGAATACCGCCGGGTCACCGTCGACCTCACCCTCAACGTCGCGCGCACCCTGGCCGAACGCAACCCGGGCATGACCTTCGTGTACATCTCCGGCCTTGGCAGCGATCCGCGTAGCCGGGTCATGCAGTTGCGCGTCAAGGGCGAGGCCGAACAGGCGCTGGCCGCGTTGCCGATCCGCACCGTGATGCTGCGCACCGGCGGCATCCAGCCAGTCGGCGGCGAACACTCGCCACATGCCGCGCTGGCCGCCGTGTACCCGGTCCTTGGCCCGTTGATGGGCCTCGGCATGCGTGTCCTGCCCGGCCTGGTGACGGATACCCGACGCGTCGGGCGCGCGATGCTGGCCGTGCTGCGCGATCCGGAACCGCCGCCGGTCCTGGAGAACGCGGAGATCAACCGCCTCGGCCGCTGA
- a CDS encoding BON domain-containing protein, whose protein sequence is MTANNKAKNEFKAVAREAAQLGARFVGVTRDWFDNRRQEANRPSGSSRYVTPGRPADDDERTYGRDEHAGTASSGTAGRRSGFRGIGPRGYTRTDERIREDVCEGLCDSDDINAADINVDVSGGAVRLSGTVPNRAMKHLAEDIAESCSGVRDIENSIRVAGVDPVGGSHAYGSSGARGASAGAGTSSASYGGSTGASASGSAAAGGGGSAAGSTTGHVYGAPGTVTPGHDTSPGAAGSGTASGAGSVGGHRPDRAV, encoded by the coding sequence ATGACTGCCAACAACAAGGCCAAGAATGAATTCAAGGCCGTCGCCCGCGAGGCGGCGCAGCTCGGCGCACGCTTCGTGGGCGTGACCCGCGACTGGTTCGACAACCGCAGGCAGGAGGCAAACCGCCCGTCCGGCTCCAGCCGCTACGTCACGCCCGGCCGCCCGGCCGATGACGACGAGCGCACCTACGGCCGCGATGAGCATGCCGGGACTGCATCGAGCGGCACCGCGGGCCGGCGCAGCGGTTTCCGCGGCATCGGGCCGCGCGGCTATACGCGCACCGACGAGCGCATCCGCGAGGACGTGTGCGAAGGCCTGTGCGACAGCGACGACATCAATGCCGCCGACATCAACGTGGATGTCAGCGGCGGCGCCGTGCGCCTGTCCGGCACCGTGCCCAACCGCGCGATGAAGCATCTTGCCGAGGACATCGCCGAATCCTGCAGCGGCGTGCGCGACATCGAGAATTCGATCCGCGTGGCCGGAGTGGACCCGGTAGGCGGATCGCATGCGTATGGCAGTAGCGGCGCGCGCGGCGCCAGCGCGGGCGCGGGCACTTCGTCCGCGAGCTACGGTGGCTCCACGGGCGCGTCGGCGTCCGGCTCCGCCGCGGCCGGCGGCGGCGGTTCGGCTGCCGGAAGCACCACGGGCCATGTCTATGGCGCGCCGGGCACCGTGACGCCCGGCCATGACACATCCCCCGGCGCTGCCGGCAGCGGCACGGCCAGTGGCGCCGGCAGCGTGGGCGGCCACCGCCCCGACCGCGCTGTCTGA
- a CDS encoding ribonuclease H-like domain-containing protein has product MLRTTVERARDNAVAPRAADTRQATINQLRTLLKIRTPAPAMLPRATDRGLPGDEIAPGLRYLEQWTPWSPGEDVLPLHGMGQGAIARGHLLAFDTETTGLAGGTGTRAFMIGAADWRDGGLRIRQLCITTLGAEAAMLRTFAGWLAPETVLVSYNGKSYDRPLLSTRYRLARLADPVLGRGHVDLLHPVRRRYRGVWANCRLATIERELLGVVREDDLPGSEAPAAWLSYLRGGSAAKLRRVGLHNAQDLRSLCSLLEAMADDATVARDHPPT; this is encoded by the coding sequence GTGCTACGCACGACGGTTGAACGGGCACGCGACAACGCGGTCGCGCCGCGCGCCGCGGACACGCGCCAGGCCACCATCAACCAGCTGCGCACCCTGCTGAAGATCCGCACGCCCGCGCCCGCGATGCTGCCGCGCGCGACCGACCGCGGCCTGCCCGGCGACGAGATCGCGCCGGGCCTGCGTTACCTGGAACAGTGGACGCCATGGTCGCCAGGCGAAGACGTGCTGCCGCTGCACGGCATGGGCCAAGGGGCGATCGCACGCGGACACCTGCTCGCCTTCGACACCGAGACCACGGGACTTGCCGGTGGCACGGGGACGCGCGCGTTCATGATCGGTGCCGCGGACTGGCGCGACGGCGGGCTGCGCATCCGCCAGCTGTGCATCACCACGCTGGGTGCGGAGGCGGCGATGCTGCGCACGTTCGCCGGCTGGCTGGCGCCGGAGACGGTGCTGGTCAGCTACAACGGCAAGAGCTACGACCGTCCGCTGCTGTCCACGCGCTATCGCCTGGCGCGGCTGGCCGATCCCGTGCTCGGTCGCGGACACGTCGACCTGCTGCATCCGGTGCGTCGCCGCTACCGTGGTGTGTGGGCGAACTGCAGGCTCGCCACCATCGAGCGCGAACTGCTGGGCGTGGTGCGCGAGGACGATCTGCCCGGCTCGGAAGCGCCGGCGGCGTGGCTGTCGTACCTGCGCGGCGGCAGTGCCGCCAAGTTGCGCCGCGTCGGCCTGCACAACGCGCAGGACCTGCGCAGTCTGTGCAGCCTGCTGGAGGCGATGGCCGACGATGCGACGGTAGCGCGCGACCACCCGCCGACATGA
- the dbpA gene encoding ATP-dependent RNA helicase DbpA, with the protein MDTSLAFSTLSLPPALLLGVEALGYTAMTPVQAQSLPPILEGRDVIAQAPTGSGKTAAFGLGLLQRLDPTAVRTQALVLCPTRELAEQVGGQLRRLALGVPNVKVSVLCGGIPLAPQLASLAHAPHVVVGTPGRIQELLRGDALQLGGVLGFVLDEADRMLDMGFEDQIRDIARRIPAGSQRLLFSATFPEAIRTLAKATLRNPAEVSIRGAADAPAINQVVVEADPERKAPLLAALLLEHRPESCVVFCNMRRDVDEVAASLAHYGFDALALHGDMEQRDRAETLMRFANRSCNVLVASDVAARGLDIEDLAAVVNYDVPSDPDTYLHRIGRTGRAGRGGIAITICTPREVPRMNAIEDHQFRTLPRDRAQPVTGKPKGVPRAAMATLRIDAGKTDKLRPGDIVGALTGDAGLAVAAIGKIDVLATRSYVAIARAQAANALARLREGKIKGRKFRVSAL; encoded by the coding sequence ATGGACACATCCCTCGCTTTCTCCACCCTTTCCCTCCCGCCCGCCCTGCTGCTCGGGGTGGAGGCACTCGGCTACACCGCGATGACGCCGGTGCAGGCGCAGTCGCTGCCGCCGATCCTCGAGGGCCGCGACGTCATTGCCCAGGCCCCGACCGGCAGCGGCAAGACCGCGGCGTTCGGGCTCGGCCTGCTGCAGCGGCTCGACCCGACCGCGGTGCGCACGCAGGCGCTGGTGCTGTGCCCCACGCGCGAACTGGCCGAGCAGGTCGGCGGCCAGCTGCGCAGGCTCGCGCTGGGCGTGCCCAACGTGAAGGTGTCGGTGCTGTGCGGCGGCATTCCGCTGGCGCCGCAGCTGGCCTCGCTCGCGCATGCACCACACGTGGTGGTGGGCACGCCCGGCCGCATCCAGGAGCTGCTGCGCGGCGACGCGCTGCAGCTTGGCGGCGTGCTCGGCTTCGTGCTGGACGAGGCCGACCGCATGCTCGACATGGGCTTCGAGGACCAGATCCGCGACATCGCGCGCCGCATTCCCGCCGGCAGCCAGCGCCTGCTGTTCTCGGCCACGTTCCCGGAGGCCATCCGCACCCTGGCCAAGGCCACGCTGCGCAACCCGGCGGAAGTCAGCATCCGCGGCGCCGCCGACGCGCCGGCGATCAACCAGGTGGTGGTGGAGGCCGACCCCGAGCGCAAGGCGCCGCTGCTGGCGGCGCTGCTGCTGGAGCACCGCCCCGAATCCTGCGTGGTGTTCTGCAACATGCGCCGCGACGTGGACGAAGTGGCGGCATCGCTCGCCCACTACGGCTTCGACGCGCTGGCGCTGCACGGCGACATGGAGCAGCGCGACCGCGCCGAGACCCTGATGCGCTTCGCCAACCGCAGCTGCAACGTGCTGGTGGCGAGCGATGTCGCCGCGCGCGGCCTCGACATCGAGGACCTCGCCGCGGTGGTGAACTACGACGTGCCGTCGGATCCCGACACCTACCTGCACCGCATCGGCCGCACAGGCCGCGCCGGGCGTGGCGGCATCGCCATCACCATCTGCACGCCGCGCGAGGTGCCGCGCATGAACGCGATCGAGGACCACCAGTTCCGCACCCTGCCGCGTGACCGCGCGCAGCCGGTGACCGGCAAGCCGAAGGGCGTGCCGCGCGCCGCGATGGCCACCCTGCGCATCGATGCCGGCAAGACCGACAAGCTGCGCCCGGGCGACATCGTCGGCGCGCTGACCGGCGATGCCGGGCTGGCGGTGGCCGCGATCGGCAAGATCGACGTGCTGGCCACGCGGTCCTACGTGGCCATTGCCCGCGCTCAGGCCGCCAACGCGCTGGCGCGGCTGCGCGAGGGCAAGATCAAGGGACGGAAGTTCCGGGTCAGCGCGTTGTAG
- a CDS encoding MOSC N-terminal beta barrel domain-containing protein: MRLSGIHVYPLKSAAGIELADAVVERRGLRHDRRWMAVDAAGKCVTGRELPRLTLVRATPAADGLVLEAPGMPRLHAAMPVDAATLAVDVWDSRLRAPLLGAEAEAWLSTFLGTPLRLVHMDAAATRAVTSSRAMSGDVVSFADAFPVLLLSQASLDGLNARLASPVSMQRFRPNLVVDGVPAHAEDGWARIRIGEVEFDVAEPCVRCVFTTVDPLRGERDPGGEPLRTLIGYRRTPDGVAFGQLLLPRSAGTVRRGDRVDVLR, from the coding sequence ATGCGACTTTCCGGCATCCACGTCTATCCGCTGAAGTCGGCGGCGGGGATCGAACTCGCGGACGCGGTGGTCGAGCGTCGCGGCCTGCGCCACGACCGGCGCTGGATGGCCGTCGACGCCGCCGGCAAGTGCGTCACCGGTCGCGAACTCCCGCGTCTGACCCTGGTGCGCGCAACGCCCGCGGCCGATGGCCTGGTGTTGGAAGCCCCCGGCATGCCGCGGCTGCATGCGGCGATGCCGGTCGACGCCGCCACGCTCGCGGTGGATGTGTGGGACAGCAGGCTGCGCGCGCCGCTGCTCGGCGCGGAGGCCGAAGCCTGGCTGTCGACGTTCCTCGGCACGCCGCTGCGCCTGGTGCACATGGATGCCGCTGCGACGCGCGCCGTGACCTCGTCGCGGGCCATGTCGGGCGACGTGGTGAGCTTCGCCGATGCCTTTCCGGTGCTGCTGCTGTCGCAGGCATCGCTGGACGGCCTCAACGCACGCCTGGCGTCGCCGGTGTCGATGCAGCGCTTCCGTCCCAACCTGGTGGTCGATGGCGTGCCCGCGCACGCTGAGGACGGCTGGGCGCGGATCCGCATCGGCGAGGTGGAGTTCGACGTGGCGGAGCCCTGCGTGCGTTGCGTGTTCACCACGGTCGACCCGCTGCGTGGCGAGCGTGACCCCGGCGGCGAGCCGCTGCGCACGCTGATCGGCTACCGGCGTACGCCGGACGGCGTGGCCTTCGGGCAGCTGCTGTTGCCGCGCTCGGCGGGGACGGTGCGCCGCGGCGACCGCGTCGACGTGCTGCGCTGA
- a CDS encoding tetratricopeptide repeat protein: MKRIALNFLAVVFFAWSGPASATPPAGLDEALSRAGMLEEGDPREVIAVLAPYAGTDHPDVAFQLAMAHMRLAIEGVEPADIATAAIQPALEHAQRAAALGSPHVWSLLWMIHANGWGVPADDEVAIGYLVRGVDAGETGAQLNYSLRLYYGTDGVARDVDRACALFRQLARDQQARPHISHAMGVATTLGECGEPADMARGIAMIQEAADIGEPAAEYDMGRAHEYGWAGPIDMGAALDWYQKAAAQGEARAQWRIGIAWVRGEERAQDGAQAVLWFAQSAASGWPDGMVSLAVMYATGDGVAQDSARAATLYRQAADLGNAHALRSLAGMHVNGEGMPVDPVRARELYREAIEMGAQEVPALRNLIESELRRLDASPPADSRGSSDG; this comes from the coding sequence ATGAAACGGATTGCGCTGAATTTCCTTGCTGTCGTGTTCTTCGCCTGGTCGGGTCCGGCGTCAGCAACGCCTCCCGCGGGGCTCGACGAAGCCCTGTCCAGGGCCGGGATGCTCGAAGAAGGGGATCCGCGCGAGGTCATCGCGGTGCTGGCGCCGTACGCCGGCACTGACCACCCCGACGTCGCGTTCCAACTCGCAATGGCACACATGCGGCTGGCGATCGAAGGCGTGGAGCCCGCGGATATCGCGACTGCAGCCATCCAGCCCGCGCTGGAACACGCGCAGCGTGCCGCCGCGCTCGGTAGTCCGCATGTCTGGAGCCTGCTGTGGATGATCCACGCCAACGGCTGGGGCGTTCCGGCCGACGATGAGGTCGCGATCGGCTATCTCGTGCGTGGCGTCGACGCGGGCGAAACCGGCGCCCAGCTCAATTATTCACTGCGGCTGTACTACGGCACGGACGGCGTGGCCCGCGATGTCGATCGCGCCTGCGCACTCTTCAGGCAGCTCGCCCGTGACCAGCAGGCGCGGCCGCACATCTCGCATGCAATGGGCGTCGCGACCACGCTGGGCGAGTGCGGTGAGCCAGCGGACATGGCCCGTGGCATCGCGATGATCCAGGAAGCGGCCGATATCGGCGAGCCCGCGGCCGAATACGACATGGGACGCGCGCATGAATATGGCTGGGCCGGCCCGATCGACATGGGCGCGGCGCTGGACTGGTACCAGAAGGCCGCTGCACAGGGCGAGGCCCGCGCGCAGTGGCGCATAGGCATCGCCTGGGTGCGCGGCGAGGAGCGCGCGCAGGATGGCGCACAGGCCGTGCTCTGGTTTGCACAGTCGGCCGCGTCGGGCTGGCCCGATGGCATGGTCTCGCTGGCGGTGATGTACGCCACGGGCGACGGCGTGGCGCAGGATTCCGCCAGGGCGGCGACGCTCTATCGGCAGGCCGCCGATCTCGGCAACGCGCATGCCCTGCGCAGCCTTGCCGGCATGCATGTGAACGGCGAGGGCATGCCGGTCGATCCCGTTCGTGCGCGCGAGCTCTACCGGGAGGCGATCGAGATGGGGGCCCAGGAGGTGCCGGCGCTCCGCAATCTGATCGAGTCGGAGCTGCGACGGCTGGACGCCAGCCCTCCCGCCGACAGTCGCGGTTCCAGCGACGGCTGA